The following proteins come from a genomic window of Motilibacter peucedani:
- a CDS encoding acyl carrier protein: MANSEQEVLSGLAELINEETGLPTDQVELDKSFTDDLDIDSLSMMTIVVNAEEKFGVKIPDDNVKDLRTVRDAVDFIVKQG, translated from the coding sequence ATGGCGAACAGCGAGCAGGAGGTCCTGTCGGGCCTCGCCGAGCTCATCAACGAGGAGACCGGCCTGCCGACCGACCAGGTCGAGCTCGACAAGTCCTTCACCGACGACCTCGACATCGACTCGCTGTCGATGATGACGATCGTCGTCAACGCCGAGGAGAAGTTCGGCGTGAAGATCCCCGACGACAACGTGAAGGACCTGCGCACCGTCCGCGACGCCGTGGACTTCATCGTCAAGCAGGGCTGA
- a CDS encoding beta-ketoacyl-ACP synthase III, which translates to MSAGEARPEIRIAPGAAGSTLLSLGVYRPSRVVDNAEICTMIDSTDEWIQQRSGIRERRWAGPDESLLVMAEHASRQALGAAGLQGSDIDLVLLTTMTSFSTTPTAANLLQAAIGSQGGALEMNSACAGFPYALAVADQAVRGGSARHVLVVGVERMTDLLDLSDRGTMFLFGDGAGAVVVGPSDSPGIGPVAWGSWGEQAEALDVAPLLGDVVRGEATGDPVLRMKGQSVFRWAVTEMPRVGQQALDAAGVKGEQLAAFVPHQANTRIIDAMVKAMALPPEVVVADDVRWTGNTSAASIPLAMEHVLRDGKAAPGDLALLVGFGGGLSHAAQVVALPAAYAPAP; encoded by the coding sequence GTGAGCGCCGGCGAGGCACGTCCCGAGATCCGGATCGCTCCCGGGGCGGCGGGCTCGACGCTGCTGTCCCTGGGCGTCTACCGCCCCTCCCGGGTCGTCGACAACGCCGAGATCTGCACGATGATCGACTCGACCGACGAGTGGATCCAGCAGCGCAGCGGCATCCGCGAGCGCCGCTGGGCCGGACCCGACGAGTCGCTGCTGGTCATGGCGGAGCACGCCTCGCGGCAGGCGCTCGGCGCGGCCGGGCTGCAGGGCTCCGACATCGACCTGGTGCTGCTGACGACCATGACGTCGTTCTCGACGACGCCGACCGCGGCCAACCTGCTGCAGGCGGCGATCGGCTCGCAGGGCGGAGCGCTGGAGATGAACTCCGCGTGCGCCGGGTTCCCCTACGCGCTCGCGGTCGCGGACCAGGCCGTGCGCGGCGGCAGCGCCCGGCACGTGCTGGTCGTCGGCGTGGAGCGGATGACCGACCTGCTCGACCTGTCCGACCGCGGCACGATGTTCCTGTTCGGCGACGGCGCCGGCGCGGTCGTCGTCGGCCCCTCCGACTCCCCCGGCATCGGACCGGTGGCGTGGGGGTCGTGGGGCGAGCAGGCCGAGGCGCTCGACGTGGCGCCGCTGCTGGGCGACGTCGTGCGCGGCGAGGCCACCGGCGACCCGGTGCTGCGGATGAAGGGCCAGAGCGTCTTCCGCTGGGCCGTCACCGAGATGCCGCGCGTCGGCCAGCAGGCCCTGGACGCCGCGGGCGTCAAGGGCGAGCAGCTCGCCGCCTTCGTCCCGCACCAGGCCAACACCCGCATCATCGACGCGATGGTCAAGGCCATGGCGCTGCCCCCCGAGGTGGTCGTCGCCGACGACGTCCGCTGGACGGGCAACACGTCGGCCGCCTCGATCCCCCTGGCCATGGAGCACGTGCTCCGCGACGGGAAGGCCGCACCCGGTGACCTGGCGCTGCTCGTGGGCTTCGGCGGCGGGCTCAGCCACGCCGCCCAGGTCGTCGCGCTGCCTGCCGCCTACGCACCAGCGCCCTGA
- a CDS encoding ACP S-malonyltransferase produces the protein MLALLAPGQGSQTPGFLSPWLALPGVAERLAALSAATGLDLASLGTEADAETIRDTAAAQPLIVGAGLAVLPEVVPAVEAAAVVAGHSVGEVTALAATGVLTTDEAGALVAVRGRAMAEAAARTATGMSAVVGGDRDEVQAAVTAAGLVAANENGAGQVVVAGTTEQLAAFAAAPPAKARVIPLAVAGAFHTGFMAPAVDVLAAHAAGLAPRPPRTPLLSNRDGEVVTDAPDALERLVAQVARPVRWDLCMARMQALGVTGVLELPPAGTLAGLAKRAMPGVEVVALRTPDDLDKARALVETHAGAAL, from the coding sequence GTGCTCGCACTGCTCGCCCCGGGTCAGGGGTCCCAGACGCCCGGCTTCCTGAGCCCCTGGCTCGCCCTGCCCGGCGTGGCCGAGCGCCTCGCCGCGCTCTCGGCCGCCACCGGGCTCGACCTGGCGTCGCTCGGCACCGAGGCCGACGCCGAGACCATCCGCGACACCGCCGCCGCCCAGCCGCTGATCGTCGGCGCCGGTCTGGCCGTGCTGCCGGAGGTCGTGCCGGCCGTCGAGGCCGCCGCCGTCGTGGCCGGCCACAGCGTCGGCGAGGTGACGGCGCTCGCCGCCACCGGCGTCCTGACCACCGACGAGGCCGGCGCGCTGGTCGCCGTGCGCGGCCGCGCCATGGCCGAGGCCGCCGCGCGCACCGCCACCGGCATGTCGGCGGTCGTCGGGGGCGACCGCGACGAGGTGCAGGCAGCGGTGACGGCGGCCGGGCTCGTGGCCGCCAACGAGAACGGCGCCGGCCAGGTCGTCGTCGCGGGCACCACCGAGCAGCTCGCCGCCTTCGCGGCGGCCCCGCCGGCCAAGGCGCGGGTCATCCCGCTCGCCGTCGCCGGGGCCTTCCACACCGGGTTCATGGCGCCGGCGGTCGACGTGCTCGCCGCGCACGCCGCCGGGCTGGCACCGCGCCCACCGCGTACGCCGCTGCTGTCCAACCGCGACGGCGAGGTCGTCACCGACGCCCCCGACGCGCTCGAGCGCCTGGTGGCCCAGGTCGCCCGACCCGTGCGCTGGGACCTCTGCATGGCACGGATGCAGGCGCTCGGCGTGACCGGCGTCCTGGAGCTGCCGCCGGCAGGCACCCTGGCGGGTCTCGCCAAGCGCGCCATGCCCGGCGTCGAGGTCGTCGCCCTGCGCACGCCCGACGACCTCGACAAGGCCCGAGCGCTCGTCGAGACCCACGCCGGGGCCGCGCTGTGA
- a CDS encoding VOC family protein, which produces MAHSFNMVTLGVQDLARSRAFYEALGWQGRGGEGGAPVFFGGHGTVLAIWDRSSLAADSALPEGSSSGADGWGGITLACCLGSEAEVDELTATARGAGGTVAREPAATSWGGYDSIVVDPDGHRWEIAHNPEWPVSPEGGVSLG; this is translated from the coding sequence ATGGCGCACTCCTTCAACATGGTGACCCTCGGCGTGCAGGACCTCGCGCGCTCGCGCGCGTTCTACGAGGCGCTCGGCTGGCAGGGCAGGGGCGGCGAGGGCGGCGCCCCCGTGTTCTTCGGCGGCCACGGCACCGTCCTCGCGATCTGGGACCGCAGCAGCCTCGCCGCCGACTCCGCCCTGCCGGAGGGCTCGTCCTCCGGCGCCGACGGCTGGGGCGGCATCACGCTGGCCTGCTGCCTCGGGAGCGAGGCGGAGGTCGACGAGCTGACCGCCACCGCTCGGGGGGCCGGCGGCACCGTCGCGCGCGAGCCGGCCGCCACCTCCTGGGGCGGCTACGACTCGATCGTCGTGGATCCCGACGGCCACCGCTGGGAGATCGCGCACAACCCGGAGTGGCCGGTCTCGCCCGAGGGCGGCGTCAGTCTCGGCTGA
- a CDS encoding PucR family transcriptional regulator has protein sequence MLASTVARLERSIGALSTAATARMEHELPWYSAMPADDRSWVGLVAQAGIAALVEWVRDPATQRGVSVDVFGTAPRELARSVTLQQTVELVRLTIAVVEEAIPSLADPPEQAPLREAVLRYSREVAFAAAQVYAEAAEARGAWDARLEALVVDALLRGEVDEATRSRAAALGWPAGRASVAVVGSAPAGEPQAVVDEIARAARAAGSELLAGVQGSRLSVLLALPDGQDALELVRRLLPAFAPGPVVVGPPADDLAGAARSARAAASGARAAGAWPECPRPATSQELLPERALDGDEEARAALVAQVAERLAGGGAVLLETLTTYLEQAGSLEGTARMLFVHPNTVRYRLRRVSELTGYAPAEPRDSFALRLALAWSRLSPPTRPPAPLSRD, from the coding sequence GTGCTCGCCTCCACCGTCGCCCGCCTCGAGCGCTCGATCGGCGCGCTGAGCACCGCGGCCACGGCCCGCATGGAGCACGAGCTGCCGTGGTACTCCGCCATGCCGGCCGACGACCGGTCGTGGGTCGGGCTGGTCGCGCAGGCGGGCATCGCCGCGCTGGTCGAGTGGGTCCGCGACCCGGCGACGCAGCGCGGGGTGAGCGTCGACGTCTTCGGCACCGCTCCGCGCGAGCTGGCCCGCTCGGTCACGCTGCAGCAGACCGTCGAGCTGGTGCGCCTGACGATCGCCGTGGTCGAGGAGGCCATCCCCAGCCTCGCCGACCCGCCCGAGCAGGCACCCCTGCGCGAGGCGGTGCTGCGCTACAGCCGCGAGGTCGCCTTCGCCGCCGCCCAGGTCTACGCGGAGGCGGCCGAGGCCCGCGGCGCCTGGGACGCGCGCCTGGAAGCCCTGGTCGTCGACGCCCTGCTGCGCGGGGAGGTCGACGAGGCGACCCGCTCGCGGGCCGCCGCGCTCGGCTGGCCGGCCGGCCGGGCGTCGGTCGCCGTGGTCGGCTCGGCGCCCGCGGGCGAGCCGCAGGCCGTCGTCGACGAGATCGCGCGGGCGGCGCGGGCCGCGGGGTCCGAGCTGCTCGCGGGGGTGCAGGGCAGCCGGCTCAGCGTGCTGCTGGCGCTGCCGGACGGTCAGGACGCGCTCGAGCTCGTACGCCGCCTGCTGCCCGCGTTCGCACCCGGTCCGGTCGTGGTCGGGCCGCCCGCCGACGACCTCGCCGGCGCAGCCCGCTCCGCACGGGCGGCCGCGTCCGGAGCACGCGCAGCCGGCGCGTGGCCGGAGTGCCCGCGCCCCGCCACCTCGCAGGAGCTGCTCCCCGAGCGGGCGCTCGACGGCGACGAGGAGGCGCGCGCCGCGCTCGTCGCGCAGGTCGCCGAGCGGCTCGCCGGCGGCGGCGCGGTCCTGCTCGAGACGCTCACGACCTACCTCGAGCAGGCGGGGTCGCTGGAGGGCACGGCGCGGATGCTGTTCGTGCACCCCAACACCGTGCGATACCGGCTGCGGCGGGTGTCGGAGCTGACGGGGTACGCGCCGGCCGAGCCGCGCGACTCCTTCGCGCTGCGCCTGGCGCTGGCCTGGTCGCGGCTGTCCCCGCCGACCCGGCCGCCCGCCCCGCTCAGCCGAGACTGA
- a CDS encoding PHP domain-containing protein — protein sequence MTDVLPPIEALRRIAFLLERAHEPTYRVRAFRSAAAMLDALPPGDLERRAAAGTLESIKGIGKVTALVVREALAGEVPVYLRRLEDTAGTPVAEGGAELRAALRGDLHTHSDWSDGGSPPREMALAARALGHEYVALTDHSPRLTVANGLSVDRLMRQLDLVAEINEELAPFRVLTGIEVDINEDGSLDQTEEVLERLDVVVASVHSKLRSPASQMTPRMLAAIQNPHTDVLGHCTGRNVTSGGRGGRTRPESEFNADAVFAACAEHGVAVEVNSRPERLDPPKRLLRLALEAGCVFSIDTDAHAPGQLDWQPFGCERAAACAVPAERVVNTWPLEQLLEWTRT from the coding sequence GTGACCGACGTGCTCCCGCCGATCGAGGCCCTGCGCCGCATCGCGTTCCTCCTGGAGCGCGCGCACGAGCCGACCTACCGCGTACGCGCCTTCCGCTCCGCCGCCGCGATGCTCGACGCGCTCCCGCCGGGCGACCTGGAGCGGCGGGCGGCCGCCGGGACCCTCGAGTCGATCAAGGGGATCGGCAAGGTGACCGCGCTCGTCGTGCGGGAGGCGCTGGCGGGAGAGGTGCCGGTCTACCTGCGCCGGCTCGAGGACACGGCCGGTACGCCGGTGGCCGAGGGCGGCGCGGAGCTGCGGGCCGCGCTGCGCGGCGACCTGCACACCCACAGCGACTGGAGCGACGGCGGCTCCCCGCCGCGGGAGATGGCGCTGGCGGCACGGGCACTCGGGCACGAGTACGTCGCGCTGACCGATCACTCGCCGCGGCTGACGGTCGCCAACGGGCTCAGCGTCGACCGGCTGATGCGCCAGCTCGACCTCGTGGCCGAGATCAACGAGGAGCTCGCCCCCTTCCGCGTGCTGACCGGCATCGAGGTCGACATCAACGAGGACGGCTCGCTGGACCAGACCGAGGAGGTGCTCGAGCGGCTCGACGTCGTGGTCGCCTCCGTGCACTCGAAGCTGCGGTCGCCGGCCTCGCAGATGACGCCGCGGATGCTCGCTGCGATCCAGAACCCGCACACCGACGTGCTCGGCCACTGCACCGGGCGCAACGTGACCTCCGGCGGCCGCGGCGGGCGTACGCGCCCCGAGTCGGAGTTCAACGCCGACGCGGTGTTCGCCGCCTGCGCCGAGCACGGTGTGGCGGTGGAGGTGAACTCGCGCCCGGAGCGCCTCGACCCGCCCAAGCGGCTGCTGCGCCTGGCCCTCGAGGCGGGCTGCGTCTTCAGCATCGACACCGACGCGCACGCGCCCGGCCAGCTCGACTGGCAGCCCTTCGGGTGCGAGCGCGCGGCGGCCTGCGCCGTCCCTGCCGAGCGGGTCGTCAACACCTGGCCGCTGGAGCAGCTGCTGGAATGGACGCGCACCTAG
- a CDS encoding nidogen-like domain-containing protein: MHRSLLRRAFAGPLLTGALVAAGLTVAAPAAQAAVGAVVDLPGCTDTVIPRNDDGSSALVDLPFTLNFYGQGYSKVFVNNNGNITFDEPMSTYTPFGLVATYRPIIAPFFADVDTRGGEGQTSYGVTTYEGHRAFCVSWPRVGYFPNAIDKLNTFQLLLVERADRGNGDFDIVFDYDSIQWETGDASGGSGGLGGSSAYAGFSSGSGSAETSYELPGSGTNGALLDSNPTTGLANGDRGSAVLGRYVFSIRNGSPNYIERRPDELYGARPGSFYVSDPVNTATGNLTDSATDLDAGSGLFGMSWQRTYNSRDTRSGSLGRGWSSLEGVRVDERDAGTVELTDADGRTVPFTPQAGGGWAHPEDFAGTLTHELDGTYAVLFADGRTWRFAASGDLAAMSDWTGESVTLRRDTDGRIASLDSSTGATLALAHDAAGHLVSVTAGDGRSVAYGYTGDDLTSVTDPAGGITAYAYDAAGHLLGETGPDGRSVMTSTYDTSGRVLSQTTPTNAVSFAYDDIDGVTRVTDTATGETTTIAHDTSGHPTSVTDAAGGVASRTYDSTGNLVGVQDRVGSTEAATYDDAGHLLSSTDEVGGVTRWAYDSLGRVTSYTLPTGAVTTYAYDGDERVASRTTAPDGGVTTADVRDGLVRSVTDPDGVTETFTYDARRQVVAHTDGAGGRTTYTRDAAGRVVSQTSPAGRTTSFTYDALGRTTSAGDGVGTSRYTFDAAGHVLTVTSPTGGKTTSAYDDAGRLVSTTDPLGQVTTSSYDAAGHVTEKVGPRGDTTTYHYGALGRLETATDATGGVTRYTYDARGHVATVTDPLGRVTRQSFDAKGRLVSQTDPAGATSRWAYDAGDHVVSAVAPDGGTTATTYDAAGRVRTVTAPGGGVTTTTYTPGGRPSSVADATGVTVRFGYDAAGRQVTATDALGGVQRTAYDGDGLTVASTTPAGRVTRYAYDAAGHLVSTTRPDGTKETRQLDAGGALVALVSPTGARTTYAHDAAGQLTAATDALGRTTRYERTGGLLTSTVDPTGAAERRTYDDAGRLLSTTDRAGSATTYGYDLAGQVTSVTDATGRTEQRGYDAAGRLTTRTYGDGSAVTYAYDAAGRRTSMADSTGTTSWAYDADGHVVTQVLPGGRTLRFAYDAAGRQTSRTYADGKVLSRSFDAAGRLVGEKHPVWGTATWTLDADGLVVKESLPAGQSRSFTYDADGQVAGMAQAVAGAAGTTALRRDAAGRVTSSATSVGTTRYGYDAAGQLTSAATTGLAPFLPTTESWAYDSTGSRVASTSGSAKTTYTYDSGHRLATSTVGGVTTRYAYDKAGRRVSQSSAKGSVAYAYDAAGRLATTTTVRGALTTTERRAYDGDGTLTGYAVTRGSQKVSTSLEWDPTSLVPQVADMTTAARTTTFVPGRDGALGAVRPGGTTAVFAKDAQGSVTTTLATLDLVASHAYDPYGVSDIDLSLSDLTLTPTLGYRGELTLGDDVHLRARTYDPASGQLLTTDPLAQPAGTASATNEYAYAANDPLDRQDPLGLSPVSDSDINGFGLDAAVAAGTPQNPDLDEWSAQHAAVQFYFIRVVRPGARMEVPIAGSGPNGGTGRADLVYGNEIWEVKTASQFGQPGPLAQLGRYLANRPGSVAGTMMTFQVPYPPGELAVNSYDNPGMLWYYFRFGPRPVPVPVPVPVPVPVPVPVPVPVPVPGPSPVPNPVPDPSDDGWHAPGWVAPVAVAGGILIIGGTLVEDVFTGGAGIADDVPTIGAGWGLIAGAFGF, from the coding sequence GTGCACCGCAGTCTGCTTCGACGCGCCTTCGCGGGCCCGCTGCTCACCGGCGCGCTGGTCGCCGCCGGCCTGACCGTGGCGGCGCCCGCCGCACAGGCCGCCGTCGGAGCGGTCGTCGACCTGCCCGGCTGCACCGACACGGTGATCCCGCGCAACGACGACGGCTCCTCGGCGCTCGTGGACCTGCCTTTCACCCTGAACTTCTACGGCCAGGGCTACTCGAAGGTCTTCGTCAACAACAACGGCAACATCACCTTCGACGAGCCGATGAGCACCTACACCCCGTTCGGACTGGTGGCGACCTACCGGCCGATCATCGCGCCGTTCTTCGCCGACGTGGACACCCGTGGCGGCGAGGGGCAGACGTCCTACGGGGTCACGACCTACGAGGGGCACCGGGCCTTCTGCGTCTCGTGGCCGCGGGTCGGCTACTTCCCCAACGCCATCGACAAGCTCAACACGTTCCAGCTGCTCCTGGTCGAGCGGGCCGACCGCGGCAACGGCGACTTCGACATCGTCTTCGACTACGACTCCATCCAGTGGGAGACCGGCGACGCGTCCGGTGGCTCCGGCGGGCTGGGCGGGAGCTCCGCCTACGCGGGCTTCTCGAGCGGCTCGGGGAGCGCCGAGACGTCCTACGAGCTGCCCGGTTCGGGCACCAACGGCGCCCTGCTCGACTCGAACCCGACCACGGGACTCGCGAACGGCGACCGTGGCAGCGCCGTGCTCGGCCGCTACGTCTTCTCGATCCGCAACGGCTCACCCAACTACATCGAGCGCCGCCCCGACGAGCTCTACGGCGCGCGCCCGGGCTCGTTCTACGTCAGCGACCCCGTCAACACCGCCACGGGCAACCTGACCGACTCCGCCACGGACCTGGACGCAGGGTCGGGGCTGTTCGGCATGAGCTGGCAGCGCACCTACAACTCCCGCGACACCCGCTCCGGCTCCCTCGGTCGCGGTTGGTCGAGCCTCGAGGGCGTACGCGTCGACGAGCGTGACGCGGGGACCGTCGAGCTGACCGACGCCGACGGGCGCACCGTCCCCTTCACCCCGCAGGCAGGGGGCGGCTGGGCGCACCCGGAGGACTTCGCGGGGACGCTGACGCACGAGCTCGACGGCACCTACGCGGTGCTCTTCGCGGACGGGCGCACCTGGCGGTTCGCGGCCTCCGGCGACCTGGCGGCGATGTCCGACTGGACCGGCGAGAGCGTGACGCTGCGCCGGGACACGGACGGGCGCATCGCCTCCCTCGACAGCAGCACCGGTGCGACGCTGGCGCTGGCGCACGACGCGGCCGGGCACCTCGTGTCGGTCACCGCCGGCGACGGCCGTTCGGTCGCCTACGGCTACACCGGTGACGACCTCACGTCGGTCACCGACCCCGCGGGCGGCATCACCGCCTACGCCTACGACGCCGCCGGCCACCTGCTCGGCGAGACCGGGCCCGACGGCCGTTCGGTGATGACCAGCACCTACGACACCTCCGGCCGGGTGCTGAGCCAGACCACGCCGACCAACGCCGTCTCCTTCGCCTACGACGACATCGACGGCGTGACCCGGGTGACCGACACGGCCACCGGTGAGACCACGACGATCGCCCACGACACCTCCGGCCACCCGACCAGCGTCACGGACGCCGCGGGTGGCGTCGCGAGCCGCACCTACGACTCGACCGGCAACCTCGTCGGCGTGCAGGACCGGGTCGGCTCCACGGAAGCGGCCACCTACGACGACGCGGGCCACCTGCTGAGCTCGACCGACGAGGTCGGCGGCGTCACGCGGTGGGCCTACGACTCGCTGGGGCGCGTGACGTCCTACACCCTGCCCACCGGCGCGGTGACGACCTACGCCTACGACGGCGACGAGCGGGTCGCCTCGCGCACCACCGCGCCCGACGGCGGTGTGACCACGGCCGACGTCCGTGACGGGCTGGTGCGCAGCGTCACCGACCCCGACGGCGTGACCGAGACGTTCACCTACGACGCCCGCCGCCAGGTCGTCGCGCACACCGACGGCGCCGGCGGACGCACCACCTACACCCGCGACGCCGCGGGCCGGGTCGTGTCCCAGACCTCGCCGGCGGGTCGCACGACGAGCTTCACCTACGACGCGCTAGGGCGCACCACGTCGGCGGGCGACGGCGTCGGCACCTCGCGCTACACCTTCGACGCCGCCGGCCACGTCCTGACCGTCACCAGCCCGACCGGCGGGAAGACCACCTCGGCCTACGACGACGCGGGCCGCCTGGTCTCCACCACCGACCCCCTGGGCCAGGTGACCACCTCGAGCTACGACGCCGCGGGGCACGTCACCGAGAAGGTCGGTCCCCGTGGTGACACCACGACCTACCACTACGGCGCGCTCGGCCGGCTCGAGACCGCTACCGACGCGACCGGCGGTGTCACCCGCTACACCTATGACGCCCGCGGGCACGTCGCCACCGTCACCGACCCGCTGGGCCGCGTGACCCGGCAGTCCTTCGACGCCAAGGGGCGCCTCGTCTCGCAGACCGACCCGGCCGGAGCTACCAGCCGGTGGGCCTACGACGCTGGCGACCACGTGGTCTCCGCCGTCGCACCCGACGGGGGCACGACGGCGACGACCTACGACGCGGCGGGCCGCGTCCGCACGGTCACCGCGCCGGGCGGCGGGGTCACCACCACCACCTACACGCCGGGCGGGCGGCCCTCCTCGGTCGCCGACGCCACCGGGGTCACCGTCCGCTTCGGCTACGACGCGGCCGGCCGCCAGGTGACCGCGACCGACGCGCTCGGCGGGGTGCAGCGCACCGCCTACGACGGCGACGGCCTCACCGTCGCCTCGACGACCCCCGCGGGCCGCGTGACGCGGTACGCCTACGACGCGGCCGGGCACCTGGTCTCGACCACCCGCCCCGACGGGACCAAGGAGACCCGCCAGCTCGACGCGGGCGGAGCGCTGGTCGCCCTGGTGTCCCCCACCGGCGCCCGCACCACCTACGCCCACGACGCCGCCGGTCAGCTGACCGCGGCGACCGACGCACTGGGCCGCACCACCCGCTACGAGCGCACGGGCGGGCTGCTCACCTCGACGGTCGACCCGACCGGCGCCGCGGAGCGCCGCACCTACGACGACGCCGGCCGCCTGCTGAGCACGACCGACCGCGCCGGCTCGGCGACCACGTACGGCTACGACCTCGCCGGCCAGGTCACCTCGGTGACCGACGCGACCGGCCGCACGGAGCAGCGGGGCTACGACGCCGCAGGGCGGCTCACCACCCGCACCTACGGTGACGGCAGCGCGGTCACCTACGCCTACGACGCAGCCGGGCGGCGCACCTCGATGGCCGACTCGACCGGCACGACGAGCTGGGCCTACGACGCGGACGGCCACGTCGTCACCCAGGTGCTGCCGGGCGGGCGCACGCTGCGCTTCGCCTACGACGCAGCCGGGCGCCAGACGTCGCGCACCTACGCCGACGGCAAGGTCCTGAGCCGCTCCTTCGACGCCGCCGGCCGCCTCGTCGGCGAGAAGCACCCTGTCTGGGGCACGGCGACCTGGACGCTCGACGCGGACGGCCTGGTCGTCAAGGAGAGCCTGCCCGCCGGGCAGTCGCGCTCGTTCACCTACGACGCCGACGGCCAGGTGGCGGGCATGGCGCAGGCAGTGGCCGGTGCCGCCGGCACCACCGCGCTGCGGCGGGACGCGGCCGGCCGCGTGACCAGCTCGGCCACGTCGGTCGGCACGACCCGCTACGGCTACGACGCCGCGGGCCAGCTCACGAGCGCCGCCACCACCGGCCTCGCCCCGTTCCTGCCGACCACCGAGTCGTGGGCCTACGACTCGACCGGCAGCCGGGTGGCCAGCACGTCCGGCAGCGCCAAGACCACCTACACCTACGACTCCGGGCACCGGCTGGCCACCTCGACCGTCGGCGGGGTCACCACGAGGTACGCCTACGACAAGGCCGGGCGCCGGGTCTCGCAGTCCTCAGCCAAGGGCTCGGTCGCCTACGCCTACGACGCGGCCGGCCGGCTCGCCACGACCACCACGGTCCGCGGCGCGCTGACCACGACCGAGCGGCGCGCCTACGACGGTGACGGCACCCTCACCGGCTACGCCGTGACGCGCGGTTCCCAGAAGGTCAGCACCAGCCTCGAGTGGGACCCGACCTCGCTCGTGCCGCAGGTCGCCGACATGACCACGGCGGCACGCACGACGACGTTCGTCCCCGGCCGGGACGGCGCGCTCGGCGCGGTGCGCCCGGGCGGGACGACCGCCGTCTTCGCCAAGGACGCACAGGGATCGGTGACCACGACGCTGGCGACCCTCGACCTGGTCGCCTCGCACGCCTACGACCCCTACGGCGTCAGCGACATCGACCTCTCGCTGTCGGACCTCACGCTGACGCCCACCCTGGGCTACCGCGGCGAGCTGACGCTCGGCGACGACGTGCACCTGCGGGCGCGCACCTACGACCCGGCGAGCGGGCAGCTGCTCACGACCGACCCGCTGGCCCAGCCGGCCGGGACGGCGAGCGCGACGAACGAGTACGCGTACGCCGCCAACGACCCGCTCGACCGCCAGGACCCCCTCGGCCTGAGCCCGGTCAGCGACAGCGACATCAACGGCTTCGGCCTGGATGCCGCGGTGGCCGCGGGCACTCCGCAGAACCCGGACCTCGACGAGTGGAGCGCCCAGCACGCAGCGGTGCAGTTCTACTTCATCCGCGTGGTGCGCCCGGGCGCCCGGATGGAGGTGCCGATCGCAGGCTCCGGCCCCAACGGCGGGACCGGCCGGGCCGACCTGGTCTACGGCAACGAGATCTGGGAGGTGAAGACCGCCAGCCAGTTCGGGCAGCCCGGGCCGCTCGCGCAGCTCGGCCGCTACCTCGCCAACCGGCCCGGGTCCGTGGCCGGCACGATGATGACGTTCCAGGTGCCCTACCCGCCCGGCGAGCTCGCGGTGAACTCCTACGACAACCCCGGCATGCTGTGGTACTACTTCCGCTTCGGCCCGCGGCCGGTCCCGGTCCCTGTGCCGGTCCCCGTCCCTGTGCCGGTCCCGGTCCCTGTGCCTGTCCCTGTGCCTGTCCCTGGCCCGTCCCCGGTGCCGAACCCGGTGCCGGACCCGTCCGACGACGGCTGGCACGCGCCCGGCTGGGTGGCGCCGGTCGCGGTGGCCGGTGGCATCCTGATCATCGGCGGCACGCTGGTGGAGGACGTCTTCACCGGCGGGGCCGGCATCGCGGACGACGTGCCGACGATCGGCGCGGGCTGGGGGCTCATCGCCGGCGCCTTCGGCTTCTGA
- a CDS encoding pilus assembly protein CpaE, which produces MVSFELALRLRDAGLRWEPRSGDRFVLQGPEMIDDVFVLANMVADVHHFNEGPVIGFNGTTEWALDSVSKDDALWLPDEEQLRERLGAEFVRLERDGDAFRVVLRSGATVSGEAADEAYALALLELIEPGASG; this is translated from the coding sequence ATGGTGAGCTTCGAGCTGGCGCTGCGCCTGCGCGACGCGGGACTCCGGTGGGAGCCCCGGAGCGGTGACCGCTTCGTGCTGCAAGGCCCCGAGATGATCGACGACGTCTTCGTGCTGGCCAACATGGTCGCCGACGTGCACCACTTCAACGAGGGTCCGGTCATCGGGTTCAACGGCACCACCGAGTGGGCGCTCGACAGCGTGAGCAAGGACGACGCGCTGTGGCTGCCCGACGAGGAGCAGCTGCGCGAGCGGCTCGGCGCCGAGTTCGTGCGCCTCGAGCGCGACGGCGATGCCTTCCGCGTGGTGCTGCGCAGCGGCGCCACCGTCTCGGGCGAGGCGGCCGACGAGGCCTACGCACTGGCCCTGCTCGAGCTGATCGAGCCCGGTGCCTCCGGCTGA